In one Siniperca chuatsi isolate FFG_IHB_CAS linkage group LG14, ASM2008510v1, whole genome shotgun sequence genomic region, the following are encoded:
- the ube2b gene encoding ubiquitin-conjugating enzyme E2 B isoform X2, with protein MLWNAVIFGPVGTPFEDGTFKLLIEFSEEYPNKPPTVRFVSRMFHPNVYADGSICLDILQNRWSPTYDVSSILTSIQSLLDEPNPNSPANSQAAQLYQENKREYEKRVTAIVEQSWVDV; from the exons ATGCTTTGGAACGCTGTTATTTTTGG GCCTGTGGGAACACCGTTTGAAGATG GAACGTTTAAGCTGCTGATAGAGTTTTCAGAGGAGTACCCAAACAAGCCTCCTACAGTTCGGTTTGTCTCCAGAATGTTTCACCCAAATG TTTATGCAGATGGCAGTATATGTTTAGACATACTTCAGAACCGCTGGAGCCCCACATACGATGTGTCGTCCATACTCACCTCCATCCAG TCATTGCTGGACGAGCCAAACCCCAACAGCCCGGCCAACAGTCAGGCCGCACAGCTCTATCAGGAAAACAAGAGGGAGTACGAGAAGAGGGTGACGGCCATTGTGGAGCAGAGCTGGGTGGACGTCTGA
- the cdkn2aipnl gene encoding CDKN2AIP N-terminal-like protein, producing MSTMDVEDFIQQNRVLADQVETYRGYWESEKHWQARREFILRNINDFQLEQLDHLLSLSMVWANNVFLGCRYGTELLEKVKEMAEGIVVEDAPVFKTRDEIIKKQQGR from the exons ATGTCTACCATGGACGTGGAGGattttattcaacaaaacaGAGTGCTTGCCGACCAGGTAGAAACGTATCGAGGTTATTGGGAGAGTGAAAAACACTGGCAGGCCAGGAGGGAGTTCATCCTGCGGAACATAAACGACTTCCAACTCGAGCAGCTGGACCACCTGCTCTCCCTGTCCATGGTCTGGGCTAACAACGTCTTCCTCGGCTGTCG GTATGGCACAGAGCTCCTGGAGAAAGTGAAGGAAATGGCCGAAGGCATTGTGGTAGAGGATGCACCGGTCTTCAAGACGAGAGATGAGATTATTAAGAAGCAACAG GGTCGATGA
- the ube2b gene encoding ubiquitin-conjugating enzyme E2 B isoform X1, whose translation MSTPARRRLMRDFKRLQEDPPTGVSGAPSENNIMLWNAVIFGPVGTPFEDGTFKLLIEFSEEYPNKPPTVRFVSRMFHPNVYADGSICLDILQNRWSPTYDVSSILTSIQSLLDEPNPNSPANSQAAQLYQENKREYEKRVTAIVEQSWVDV comes from the exons atgTCGACCCCGGCAAGGAGACGGCTTATGAGAGATTTTAAAAG ACTTCAAGAAGATCCTCCCACCGGTGTGAGTGGAGCACCATCAGAGAACAACATCATGCTTTGGAACGCTGTTATTTTTGG GCCTGTGGGAACACCGTTTGAAGATG GAACGTTTAAGCTGCTGATAGAGTTTTCAGAGGAGTACCCAAACAAGCCTCCTACAGTTCGGTTTGTCTCCAGAATGTTTCACCCAAATG TTTATGCAGATGGCAGTATATGTTTAGACATACTTCAGAACCGCTGGAGCCCCACATACGATGTGTCGTCCATACTCACCTCCATCCAG TCATTGCTGGACGAGCCAAACCCCAACAGCCCGGCCAACAGTCAGGCCGCACAGCTCTATCAGGAAAACAAGAGGGAGTACGAGAAGAGGGTGACGGCCATTGTGGAGCAGAGCTGGGTGGACGTCTGA